The genomic segment GTATATGTTTGTGCCTTTAATAAGAATTGTTTTGTATTACCTATTTTAAGGGTATTACCTGAGGAAAATATTATAGAAATTGATACATCGCATTTTTGGACACTTCTTCGTGATGTAATAAAGTTCTTTTTTAAATGCCGTAAGTTAGGAATAGATACCGCTATTGATTGTGAGTTTTTTTCGAGAGGTTCTGCGATAGTTACCTATTTAAGTGGAGCAAAAGCACGAATAGGAATGCATGGGTTTTTAAACGATGCTCCCTATCGTGGAGATTTGATGACCCATAAAGTAAGTTATAATCCCTACATACACACAAGTTATATTTACCTTTTAATGGTTGAAGCGTTAAAAGAATATCCTGGTGAAATACCCTTGTTAAAGGTTCCCTTTTTACATGAGGATATAACTATTCCCCGTTATTTACCTGATAAAGAACGACTGGAAAAGTGGAAAAAATTGTTAGGAAAAGATAACGAAGCAAATCAAAATAAACCGTATATTATTTTTACTCCGAATACTCATGACCTGCTACGCGTTCGGAAATGGGATATAGAAAATTATTTAAAATTAGCCAGAAAATTGATTGAAAAATTTTCCAATATAACTTTTGTATTAACAGGATTTTTAGAAGAGCGAGAATCGTTAAATCGGTTTGAAAAGGAAATAGGAGGGAATTATTTCATAAACCTTGCAGGAAAAACAGATTTTGAAGATTTACTTACCCTTTATACTCTTTGTGATGTTTTAGTTACCAATGACAGCGGACCTGCCCATTTTGCAACAACTTCGGATATTGATATTGTAGTTTTATTTGGACCTGAAACCCCCGTTTTATTCTCTCCTGTAGGAGAACGGGTTCATATCCTTTATACAAACCTTGCATGCAGTCCCTGTTTAAATGCCTATAATTACCGCTTCTCATTTTGCGAGAATAATAAATGTTTAAAATCTATCTCCGTTGACACGGTATTTGAAGAAGTATATAAATGTATACAACAGAGAAAAAAGGAACCTCCTATTTTGAATTAAAAATGAATCTAATCACTCCTTTATATACAGGAATAAAGATATTAAATGTCTTATATAGCCGATGGCGCGGGATTATACCCTCTTATCTGCCTATTCTTATTGCTTTTGTAACATACCGTTGTAATCTCCGATGTATAATGTGTGGTCTTTGTGAATTACGGGAACATACGAATCCTGATGAATTAACAACGGAAGAATGGAAATCTGTAATACAATCGGCAAAAAAATTAGGGACTTTCATCATTTCAATATCGGGTGGGGAACCTCTATTAAGAAAAGACCTTGAAGAAATAATATGTTTTGCAGAGGGGAACAAAATATCCACACATTTATGCACCAATGGAACACTTATTGATAAAGATAGAGCCAAAACACTTCGAGAGTCCGGACTAAAAACAATTTCTTTTTCTCTGGATAGTGCCATTGAAGAAGTCCATGACGCTATTCGTGGTAAAGGACAGTATCAAAAAACGATTACGGGTATTCAAAACATTCGCTGTATTGCCCCTGAAATTCGCATTAGTATTAATACTGTCATTACGAAGACGAATTTCAGGAACATATCATCTCTTGTCCCACTTGCTAAAAAATTGGGGGCTGTTCAAATCAAATTTGCACCAATTCATTCTAATCTCCTACATCGTTTCAAAAACGAAAAGGCGTGGGAAGAATTATTTTTTAATGAAAAAGAACTGCAGGAACTTGATAACGAACTAACAAAAGCAAAAAATTTATGTAAAATAGAACGGATTTTAACTACTTCAGACCGTTTCTATAGTGGTATATCAAGAAGTTTTTTGGAACAAAATATTTTTACATGTTTTGCGGGTTTTCTGGATTGCACTGTGGCTCCGGATGGTAAAGTAGGGGCTTGTTGTGATATAGAAACTCCTTTATCTGTTCGAGAACAAGCTTTGGATAAGATATGGAAGTCAGCAGCATTCCATCCGGCAAGGCAAAAGGTGTGTCAATGTAAGAAATATTGTTGGGATACTACAAATACAGAGTTTAGTTTAAGATTAAACCCAAAAACTATGGTTTCCGAACTTCCTACGATGTTGAAAGAGGTTCTTTTTTATCTAAAATAGATGGGCTCTGGTTAAAATTAAAATTAATCCTATCATCTGGAGATATGTCAATATATACATATCCCCCCTGTTCTAATTTGCCGAACAATATTTCGTCAGCAAGAGGTGTTTCAATCTCTTTCTGAATAAGGCGTGCTAAGGGTCTTGCCCCTAATCGGGTATCATAACCTTTTTCAGCCAACCATTTACGGGCATTGGGACTTAATTCCAGAGCCACTTGTTTCTCTATGAGTTGAGATTTAATACGATTAATAAACTTATCTACAATCATTTTCATTACTTCAATGTTTAGAGGGCTAAAGGAAACGATAGCATCCAATCGGTTACGAAATTCTGGAGACATTGTTTGTTCAATAGCTTTTATACTTTTTCGTTCTGCATCATTTTGAGACATTGTAAAACCGATGGATTGGGAATATAGTTCACGGGCACCTGCATTGGAGGTCATAATCAGGATTACATTTCGAAAATCTGCTCTCTTCCCCATATTATCGGTTAAGGTGGCTTCATCCATAACTTGAAGTAATATATTAAACAAATCAGGATGCGCTTTTTCGATTTCATCCAGTAGAAGCACTGTATAGGGATGTCTGCGTATTTCATCAACAAGAATACCGCCCTGTTCAAATCCTATATATCCCGGTGGAGCACCGATTAAGCGGGCTACGGCATGTTTCTCCATATACTCACTCATATCATATCTTGCGAAATGATTACCTAAAATAAAAGCAAGTTGTCTGGCAACCTCTGTTTTTCCAACGCCTGTGGGTCCTGTAAATAGGAAACACCCAATAGGACGGTTGGGTTTTCCTAATCCGGCACGGGAACGGCGAATGGCTTTAACTACCATTTCTATGGCTTCGTCCTGTCCGAAAACAACAGACTTCAATTCTTCTTCAAGGTTTTTAAGCTTTTCGCGGTCTGCGGAATTGACAGTGCGTAATGGAATTTGTGCCATATCGGCAATAGTTCGTTCAATATCTTTGACATCTACTGTTATAGGAGATTCCTTAGCTTCGATACGAACCATAGCAGCGGACTCATCCAGAACATCTACTGCTTTATCGGGCAGGAAACGGTCGTTTAAATACTTTGCGGACAGGTCAACGGAGGCGACCAACGCTTCATCTGTAAATTCCACTTTATGGTGTTGTTCATAATGTCCTTTTAATCCACGGACAATCTGAATACATTCTTCTATTGTAGGTTCGTTAACATCAATTTTCTGGAATCGTCTTGAAAGTGCTCTGTCTTTTTCGAAATGATTTTTAAATTCTTCATAAGTCGTTGCTCCGATACAATGCAATTCCCCACTAGCTAAAAAGGGCTTTAATATGGAAGCGGCATCAATACTGGATTCTGTTGTGCTACCGGCACCTACTAAAGTATGAATTTCATCAAAGTAAAGTATTGCATTTTTCTTTTTTAATACCTCATTGATTAATGACTTTATCCTTTGTTCAAAATCACCACGATATTTCGTTCCCGCAAGCATACCTGGTAAATCTACCATGTATAATTCTACATCTTTCATGGAATCAGGGACTTTACCATCGGCTATTCGCTGGGCTAATCCTTCAACAATGGCTGTTTTCCCTACGCCAGGTTCACCTACAAAAATAGGATTGTTTTTTCTTCTTCTACAAAGAACGCGAATAGCCCTTTGAATTTCCTTTTCCCGACCTATTACTGGGTCTATTTTCCCTTTTCTCGCTTTCTGGACAAGATTAACAGTAAAACTTTCCAGGATACTATTTGTTTTTCTGTCTCTTTCGCGTTCTCTACTGACATCGGGTTCTTGTTCATAACGCTCGTAACGGTTGGCATGTGAAATATATTCTAAAATTTCCAGACGGGTAACACCTTCTTGATACAGAAAATATGCGGAATGAGAATCTTCTTCCTCAAATAATGCAGCGAGAATATCACCGGCATCTACTTCAGACTTGCTTGAATTTTGGACATGATATACGGCACGCTGGATTAATCGGTCAAAAGCAGGGGTTTGCTGAAGGTTTAATTCCACACTTTTGGGGACTTTTGAGATATATTCATCGAAGAAAGTATTCAATTTCTTACGCAACCGTTCAATATTACATCCACAATATTGAAGTATTTCTTTGCCATAAGGGTCGTCCAATAAAACATAAAGCAAGTGTTCCGGGCATAAGTACTCATGCCTTCTTTTTCTTGCTTCTTTTAGAGCATTTCCAATGGCTTTTTGAATTTCTTTACTTAACATATACGAAGCCTTTTTATAGTATTAACGATTGTAAGTTTATATATAATAACAATATTTTCATAAAAATTATTCAGGGCTGATAGAACATTTTAATGGGAAACCGTTTTCCCTTGCTATTTGATGAACCACTTCTACCTTTGCTTCGGCAACAGAACGAATATAAATACCCGCTACGCCAATTCCTTCGCGATGAACTTTTAACATTATACGGACAGCCTCATCATGGGATTTGTTGAAAATATTTCTTAATATGTAAACAACAAATTCCATCGTCGTATAATGGTCATTATGCAATAGAACCCGATAAAGTCTCGGAAGTTCTATTGTATTTTCATCTTTAACTTGTTTTTCTTGTTCTGTCCCCGCTGAAGACATTTCTTAACCTCTATGCTTTATATTATAATTATACAATAATCCAGAATTAGACACATAAAAGCAAAAAAACTTGACAAACTATATTTAAAAGTAATATTTTAATTAAAATTGATTTTGAGGATTTTTTTCAATGAAAAGTTGCTATAGATGTGGGAATCCTTGGGAAAGTATTACGAAAAAGCAGCCGGGGGTAAAGGAGACATGTCCGAAATGTAATGCATACTTGCATTGTTGCAATAATTGTAGATGGTATACACCGGGGAAACCCAATAACTGTATGATACCGAATACAGAATATGTAGCAGACCGAGAAGGACCGAATTTTTGTGATGAATTTGAGATGAAAGAAGGAAA from the Candidatus Hydrogenedens sp. genome contains:
- a CDS encoding ATP-dependent Clp protease adaptor ClpS; protein product: MSSAGTEQEKQVKDENTIELPRLYRVLLHNDHYTTMEFVVYILRNIFNKSHDEAVRIMLKVHREGIGVAGIYIRSVAEAKVEVVHQIARENGFPLKCSISPE
- a CDS encoding radical SAM protein gives rise to the protein MYTTEKKGTSYFELKMNLITPLYTGIKILNVLYSRWRGIIPSYLPILIAFVTYRCNLRCIMCGLCELREHTNPDELTTEEWKSVIQSAKKLGTFIISISGGEPLLRKDLEEIICFAEGNKISTHLCTNGTLIDKDRAKTLRESGLKTISFSLDSAIEEVHDAIRGKGQYQKTITGIQNIRCIAPEIRISINTVITKTNFRNISSLVPLAKKLGAVQIKFAPIHSNLLHRFKNEKAWEELFFNEKELQELDNELTKAKNLCKIERILTTSDRFYSGISRSFLEQNIFTCFAGFLDCTVAPDGKVGACCDIETPLSVREQALDKIWKSAAFHPARQKVCQCKKYCWDTTNTEFSLRLNPKTMVSELPTMLKEVLFYLK
- the clpA gene encoding ATP-dependent Clp protease ATP-binding subunit ClpA, whose product is MLSKEIQKAIGNALKEARKRRHEYLCPEHLLYVLLDDPYGKEILQYCGCNIERLRKKLNTFFDEYISKVPKSVELNLQQTPAFDRLIQRAVYHVQNSSKSEVDAGDILAALFEEEDSHSAYFLYQEGVTRLEILEYISHANRYERYEQEPDVSRERERDRKTNSILESFTVNLVQKARKGKIDPVIGREKEIQRAIRVLCRRRKNNPIFVGEPGVGKTAIVEGLAQRIADGKVPDSMKDVELYMVDLPGMLAGTKYRGDFEQRIKSLINEVLKKKNAILYFDEIHTLVGAGSTTESSIDAASILKPFLASGELHCIGATTYEEFKNHFEKDRALSRRFQKIDVNEPTIEECIQIVRGLKGHYEQHHKVEFTDEALVASVDLSAKYLNDRFLPDKAVDVLDESAAMVRIEAKESPITVDVKDIERTIADMAQIPLRTVNSADREKLKNLEEELKSVVFGQDEAIEMVVKAIRRSRAGLGKPNRPIGCFLFTGPTGVGKTEVARQLAFILGNHFARYDMSEYMEKHAVARLIGAPPGYIGFEQGGILVDEIRRHPYTVLLLDEIEKAHPDLFNILLQVMDEATLTDNMGKRADFRNVILIMTSNAGARELYSQSIGFTMSQNDAERKSIKAIEQTMSPEFRNRLDAIVSFSPLNIEVMKMIVDKFINRIKSQLIEKQVALELSPNARKWLAEKGYDTRLGARPLARLIQKEIETPLADEILFGKLEQGGYVYIDISPDDRINFNFNQSPSILDKKEPLSTS
- a CDS encoding glycosyltransferase family 9 protein translates to MKSETIRFLDRWVGILLCFLLTIFHRLVHIFNLSPTKVHNPKKILFVKLIEQGAMVLACPALEKAKKWVGENNVYVCAFNKNCFVLPILRVLPEENIIEIDTSHFWTLLRDVIKFFFKCRKLGIDTAIDCEFFSRGSAIVTYLSGAKARIGMHGFLNDAPYRGDLMTHKVSYNPYIHTSYIYLLMVEALKEYPGEIPLLKVPFLHEDITIPRYLPDKERLEKWKKLLGKDNEANQNKPYIIFTPNTHDLLRVRKWDIENYLKLARKLIEKFSNITFVLTGFLEERESLNRFEKEIGGNYFINLAGKTDFEDLLTLYTLCDVLVTNDSGPAHFATTSDIDIVVLFGPETPVLFSPVGERVHILYTNLACSPCLNAYNYRFSFCENNKCLKSISVDTVFEEVYKCIQQRKKEPPILN